One Anoplopoma fimbria isolate UVic2021 breed Golden Eagle Sablefish chromosome 2, Afim_UVic_2022, whole genome shotgun sequence DNA window includes the following coding sequences:
- the gcshb gene encoding glycine cleavage system protein H (aminomethyl carrier), b has translation MAMRAALRCLPANFSPRLPQLSSAAQVSATRLLWRSDSPRTLSTTSVLSTALKFTEKHEWVRVEGGIGTVGISNYAQEALGDVVYCGLPEVGQRLEPLEEFGALESVKAASELYSPLAGEVTEINTELAENPGLVNKACYAEGWLIKMTIEKPEELEGLMDQAAYDTFIKSLEE, from the exons atGGCGATGAGAGCGGCGCTGCGGTGCCTCCCTGCAAACTTTTCCCCCAGACTGCCTCAGCTCTCGTCGGCAGCGCAGGTTTCAGCAACTCGGCTGCTGTGGAGGAGCGACTCTCCGCGGACACTGAGCACGACCTCGGTCCTGTCCACAG CTCTAAAGTTCACAGAAAAGCACGAGTGGGTGCGAGTGGAAGGTGGAATCGGCACAGTTGGTATCAGCAATTATGCTCAG GAAGCATTAGGTGACGTGGTATACTGTGGACTCCCTGAAGTTGGCCAAAGACTTGAACCGTTGG aggaGTTTGGTGCCTTGGAAAGCGTAAAGGCTGCCAGTGAGCTATACTCACCACTGGCAGGAGAAGTGACTGAAATCAACACAGAGCTGGCAGAGAATCCTGGACTCGTGAATAAAGCCTGCTATGCAGAGG ggTGGCTGATCAAGATGACTATCGAAAAGCCCGAAGAACTTGAAGGGCTCATGGATCAAGCTGCATACGATACATTTATTAAGTCACTTGAAGAATAA
- the kars1 gene encoding lysine--tRNA ligase isoform X3, translating to MKADKKVAEKEAKVKEQLDQKKESNDQGAENACGQDEETLDPNQYFKIRTQAIQELKGTAEDPYPHKYHVDLSLTEFIKKYSDLQPGDQLTDVVFSVSGRVHAKRASGAKLIFYDLRGEGVKLQVMANSRTYKSEEAFVAINNKLRRGDIIGVRGNPGKTKKGELSIIPIEMTLLSPCLHMLPHLHFGLKDKETRFRQRYLDLILNDYVRQKFITRSKIITYLRSFLDQLGFLEIETPMMNVIPGGAVARPFVTYHNELDMNLYMRIAPELYHKMLVVGGMDRVYEIGRQFRNEGIDLTHNPEFTTCEFYMAYADYYDLMEITEKLLSGMVKHITGGYKVTYHPEGPEGPAHEIDFTPPFRRVSMTHDLEKIMGVKFPPTDSYDSDETRKFFDDLCAQKGVECPPPRTTARLLDKLVGDFLEVTCINPTFICEHPQIMSPLAKWHRTQKGLTERFELFVMKKEICNAYTELNDPIRQRELFEQQAMAKAEGDDEAMGVDETFCTALEYGLPPTAGWGMGIDRLTMFLTDSNNIKEVLLFPAMKPDDNKTSAPTAPIEGTSV from the exons ATGAAAGCTGATAAGAAGGTGGCAGAGAAAGAAGCAAAGGTCAAAGAGCAGTTGGACCAAAAGAAAGAATCCAATGACCAAGGAGCGGAAAATGCCTGTGGGCAGGATGAGGAGACGCTTGACCCAAAT CAATACTTCAAGATCCGCACCCAGGCAATCCAGGAACTGAAGGGCACAGCAGAGGACCCGTACCCTCACAAGTATCATGTGGACCTGTCACTCACAGAGTTCATCAAGAAATACAGCGATCTTCAGCCTGGAGATCAGCTGACTGatgttgttttcagtgtttcag GCCGTGTCCACGCCAAGAGGGCCTCTGGTGCTAAGCTGATTTTCTACGACCTGCGAGGTGAAGGCGTCAAGTTGCAAGTCATGGCGAACTCAAG GACCTACAAGTCTGAGGAGGCCTTTGTGGCTATCAACAACAAACTGCGCCGCGGAGATATCATCGGCGTCCGTGGTAACCcaggaaagacaaaaaaggggGAGTTGAGCATCATTCCCATCGAGATGACTCTACTGTCGCCATGTTTGCACATGTTGCCCCACCTCCACTTTGGCCTCAAAGACAAG GAAACGCGATTCCGCCAGCGCTACTTGGATCTGATTCTCAACGACTACGTGAGGCAAAAGTTCATAACTCGCTCCAAAATCATCACATACCTGCGCAGTTTCCTGGACCAACTGGGCTTTTTGGAG ATTGAGACACCGATGATGAACGTCATTCCTGGTGGAGCAGTGGCCCGTCCATTTGTTACTTACCACAATGAACTGGACATGAACCTGTACATGAGGATCGCACCTGAGCTCTACCACAAG ATGCTTGTGGTTGGAGGAATGGACAGAGTGTATGAGATCGGCCGTCAGTTCAGGAATGAAGGCATCGATCTTACTCACAATCCAGAGTTCACCACCTGTGAATTCTACATGGCATATGCCGATTACTATGACTTGATGGAAATCACTGAGAAACTTCTCTCAG GGATGGTGAAACACATCACTGGAGGATACAAGGTGACTTATCACCCTGAAGGCCCGGAGGGACCGGCCCATGAGATTGACTTCACTCCGCCTTTCAGAAGAGTGAGCATGACACACGACCTGGAGAAGATTATGGGAGTGAAGTTCCCGCCTACTGACAGCTACGACAGTGATG agacGCGTAAATTCTTTGACGACCTGTGTGCACAGAAAGGAGTTGAATGTCCTCCACCCAGAACCACTGCCCGCCTCCTTGACAAG TTGGTTGGAGATTTCCTTGAGGTCACCTGTATTAACCCCACATTCATCTGTGAACATCCCCAAATCATGAGTCCCTTAGCAAAATG GCACAGAACACAGAAAGGCCTAACGGAGCGTTTTGAGCTCTTTGTGATGAAGAAGGAAATCTGCAATGCTTACACTGAGTTGAATGATCCGATTAGACAGAGGGAGCTTTTCGAGCAGCAAGCCATG GCCAAAGCAGAGGGCGATGATGAAGCCATGGGCGTTGATGAGACCTTCTGCACAGCTCTGGAATATGGACTGCCACCAACTGCCGGCTGGGGAATGGGCATCGATCGTCTCACAATGTTCCTCACTGACTCCAACAACATCAAG GAGGTGCTACTCTTCCCAGCTATGAAGCCTGACGACAACAAGACATCAGCGCCCACAGCGCCCATAGAGGGCACCTCCGTCTAA
- the kars1 gene encoding lysine--tRNA ligase isoform X1, with product MLCLLRAARQQLCQALGVRGQWLKYAQPCTAAVSAQMYGIRWRGDKSELKRRMKADKKVAEKEAKVKEQLDQKKESNDQGAENACGQDEETLDPNQYFKIRTQAIQELKGTAEDPYPHKYHVDLSLTEFIKKYSDLQPGDQLTDVVFSVSGRVHAKRASGAKLIFYDLRGEGVKLQVMANSRTYKSEEAFVAINNKLRRGDIIGVRGNPGKTKKGELSIIPIEMTLLSPCLHMLPHLHFGLKDKETRFRQRYLDLILNDYVRQKFITRSKIITYLRSFLDQLGFLEIETPMMNVIPGGAVARPFVTYHNELDMNLYMRIAPELYHKMLVVGGMDRVYEIGRQFRNEGIDLTHNPEFTTCEFYMAYADYYDLMEITEKLLSGMVKHITGGYKVTYHPEGPEGPAHEIDFTPPFRRVSMTHDLEKIMGVKFPPTDSYDSDETRKFFDDLCAQKGVECPPPRTTARLLDKLVGDFLEVTCINPTFICEHPQIMSPLAKWHRTQKGLTERFELFVMKKEICNAYTELNDPIRQRELFEQQAMAKAEGDDEAMGVDETFCTALEYGLPPTAGWGMGIDRLTMFLTDSNNIKEVLLFPAMKPDDNKTSAPTAPIEGTSV from the exons ATGCTGTGTCTGCTCAGGGCGGCCAGGCAGCAGCTGTGCCAAGCCTTGGGGGTCAGGGGACAGTGGTTAAAATATGCACAGCCATGTACAGCTGCAGTCTCAGCTCAAATGTACGGGATCCGTTGGAGAGGTGACAAAAG TGAGCTGAAGAGACGAATGAAAGCTGATAAGAAGGTGGCAGAGAAAGAAGCAAAGGTCAAAGAGCAGTTGGACCAAAAGAAAGAATCCAATGACCAAGGAGCGGAAAATGCCTGTGGGCAGGATGAGGAGACGCTTGACCCAAAT CAATACTTCAAGATCCGCACCCAGGCAATCCAGGAACTGAAGGGCACAGCAGAGGACCCGTACCCTCACAAGTATCATGTGGACCTGTCACTCACAGAGTTCATCAAGAAATACAGCGATCTTCAGCCTGGAGATCAGCTGACTGatgttgttttcagtgtttcag GCCGTGTCCACGCCAAGAGGGCCTCTGGTGCTAAGCTGATTTTCTACGACCTGCGAGGTGAAGGCGTCAAGTTGCAAGTCATGGCGAACTCAAG GACCTACAAGTCTGAGGAGGCCTTTGTGGCTATCAACAACAAACTGCGCCGCGGAGATATCATCGGCGTCCGTGGTAACCcaggaaagacaaaaaaggggGAGTTGAGCATCATTCCCATCGAGATGACTCTACTGTCGCCATGTTTGCACATGTTGCCCCACCTCCACTTTGGCCTCAAAGACAAG GAAACGCGATTCCGCCAGCGCTACTTGGATCTGATTCTCAACGACTACGTGAGGCAAAAGTTCATAACTCGCTCCAAAATCATCACATACCTGCGCAGTTTCCTGGACCAACTGGGCTTTTTGGAG ATTGAGACACCGATGATGAACGTCATTCCTGGTGGAGCAGTGGCCCGTCCATTTGTTACTTACCACAATGAACTGGACATGAACCTGTACATGAGGATCGCACCTGAGCTCTACCACAAG ATGCTTGTGGTTGGAGGAATGGACAGAGTGTATGAGATCGGCCGTCAGTTCAGGAATGAAGGCATCGATCTTACTCACAATCCAGAGTTCACCACCTGTGAATTCTACATGGCATATGCCGATTACTATGACTTGATGGAAATCACTGAGAAACTTCTCTCAG GGATGGTGAAACACATCACTGGAGGATACAAGGTGACTTATCACCCTGAAGGCCCGGAGGGACCGGCCCATGAGATTGACTTCACTCCGCCTTTCAGAAGAGTGAGCATGACACACGACCTGGAGAAGATTATGGGAGTGAAGTTCCCGCCTACTGACAGCTACGACAGTGATG agacGCGTAAATTCTTTGACGACCTGTGTGCACAGAAAGGAGTTGAATGTCCTCCACCCAGAACCACTGCCCGCCTCCTTGACAAG TTGGTTGGAGATTTCCTTGAGGTCACCTGTATTAACCCCACATTCATCTGTGAACATCCCCAAATCATGAGTCCCTTAGCAAAATG GCACAGAACACAGAAAGGCCTAACGGAGCGTTTTGAGCTCTTTGTGATGAAGAAGGAAATCTGCAATGCTTACACTGAGTTGAATGATCCGATTAGACAGAGGGAGCTTTTCGAGCAGCAAGCCATG GCCAAAGCAGAGGGCGATGATGAAGCCATGGGCGTTGATGAGACCTTCTGCACAGCTCTGGAATATGGACTGCCACCAACTGCCGGCTGGGGAATGGGCATCGATCGTCTCACAATGTTCCTCACTGACTCCAACAACATCAAG GAGGTGCTACTCTTCCCAGCTATGAAGCCTGACGACAACAAGACATCAGCGCCCACAGCGCCCATAGAGGGCACCTCCGTCTAA
- the kars1 gene encoding lysine--tRNA ligase isoform X2 codes for MADVTALDGEKLSKNELKRRMKADKKVAEKEAKVKEQLDQKKESNDQGAENACGQDEETLDPNQYFKIRTQAIQELKGTAEDPYPHKYHVDLSLTEFIKKYSDLQPGDQLTDVVFSVSGRVHAKRASGAKLIFYDLRGEGVKLQVMANSRTYKSEEAFVAINNKLRRGDIIGVRGNPGKTKKGELSIIPIEMTLLSPCLHMLPHLHFGLKDKETRFRQRYLDLILNDYVRQKFITRSKIITYLRSFLDQLGFLEIETPMMNVIPGGAVARPFVTYHNELDMNLYMRIAPELYHKMLVVGGMDRVYEIGRQFRNEGIDLTHNPEFTTCEFYMAYADYYDLMEITEKLLSGMVKHITGGYKVTYHPEGPEGPAHEIDFTPPFRRVSMTHDLEKIMGVKFPPTDSYDSDETRKFFDDLCAQKGVECPPPRTTARLLDKLVGDFLEVTCINPTFICEHPQIMSPLAKWHRTQKGLTERFELFVMKKEICNAYTELNDPIRQRELFEQQAMAKAEGDDEAMGVDETFCTALEYGLPPTAGWGMGIDRLTMFLTDSNNIKEVLLFPAMKPDDNKTSAPTAPIEGTSV; via the exons ATGGCTGACGTGACAGCGTTGGACGGAGAGAAACTCAGCAAAAA TGAGCTGAAGAGACGAATGAAAGCTGATAAGAAGGTGGCAGAGAAAGAAGCAAAGGTCAAAGAGCAGTTGGACCAAAAGAAAGAATCCAATGACCAAGGAGCGGAAAATGCCTGTGGGCAGGATGAGGAGACGCTTGACCCAAAT CAATACTTCAAGATCCGCACCCAGGCAATCCAGGAACTGAAGGGCACAGCAGAGGACCCGTACCCTCACAAGTATCATGTGGACCTGTCACTCACAGAGTTCATCAAGAAATACAGCGATCTTCAGCCTGGAGATCAGCTGACTGatgttgttttcagtgtttcag GCCGTGTCCACGCCAAGAGGGCCTCTGGTGCTAAGCTGATTTTCTACGACCTGCGAGGTGAAGGCGTCAAGTTGCAAGTCATGGCGAACTCAAG GACCTACAAGTCTGAGGAGGCCTTTGTGGCTATCAACAACAAACTGCGCCGCGGAGATATCATCGGCGTCCGTGGTAACCcaggaaagacaaaaaaggggGAGTTGAGCATCATTCCCATCGAGATGACTCTACTGTCGCCATGTTTGCACATGTTGCCCCACCTCCACTTTGGCCTCAAAGACAAG GAAACGCGATTCCGCCAGCGCTACTTGGATCTGATTCTCAACGACTACGTGAGGCAAAAGTTCATAACTCGCTCCAAAATCATCACATACCTGCGCAGTTTCCTGGACCAACTGGGCTTTTTGGAG ATTGAGACACCGATGATGAACGTCATTCCTGGTGGAGCAGTGGCCCGTCCATTTGTTACTTACCACAATGAACTGGACATGAACCTGTACATGAGGATCGCACCTGAGCTCTACCACAAG ATGCTTGTGGTTGGAGGAATGGACAGAGTGTATGAGATCGGCCGTCAGTTCAGGAATGAAGGCATCGATCTTACTCACAATCCAGAGTTCACCACCTGTGAATTCTACATGGCATATGCCGATTACTATGACTTGATGGAAATCACTGAGAAACTTCTCTCAG GGATGGTGAAACACATCACTGGAGGATACAAGGTGACTTATCACCCTGAAGGCCCGGAGGGACCGGCCCATGAGATTGACTTCACTCCGCCTTTCAGAAGAGTGAGCATGACACACGACCTGGAGAAGATTATGGGAGTGAAGTTCCCGCCTACTGACAGCTACGACAGTGATG agacGCGTAAATTCTTTGACGACCTGTGTGCACAGAAAGGAGTTGAATGTCCTCCACCCAGAACCACTGCCCGCCTCCTTGACAAG TTGGTTGGAGATTTCCTTGAGGTCACCTGTATTAACCCCACATTCATCTGTGAACATCCCCAAATCATGAGTCCCTTAGCAAAATG GCACAGAACACAGAAAGGCCTAACGGAGCGTTTTGAGCTCTTTGTGATGAAGAAGGAAATCTGCAATGCTTACACTGAGTTGAATGATCCGATTAGACAGAGGGAGCTTTTCGAGCAGCAAGCCATG GCCAAAGCAGAGGGCGATGATGAAGCCATGGGCGTTGATGAGACCTTCTGCACAGCTCTGGAATATGGACTGCCACCAACTGCCGGCTGGGGAATGGGCATCGATCGTCTCACAATGTTCCTCACTGACTCCAACAACATCAAG GAGGTGCTACTCTTCCCAGCTATGAAGCCTGACGACAACAAGACATCAGCGCCCACAGCGCCCATAGAGGGCACCTCCGTCTAA